Proteins from a genomic interval of Rhodothermus marinus:
- a CDS encoding Gfo/Idh/MocA family protein codes for MKRLGVGFIGSGFITRFHIQSWQAVRDADIRGIWSPNRAHAEAAAALARELHVGEARAFDSIEAMVADPSIDAIWICGPNHARIENMEAIVDALERGKGELVGVACEKPLARNVAEARRMVELVERTGLLHGYLEDQLFTPAIRRGREILWKRGAALTGRPYLARAAEEHSGPHAPWFWFGNLQGGGVLNDMMCHSVEVARFLLTEPGKPRQSIRPVKVTAQIASLKWSRPEYAAWLREHMDPRLDYEHHPAEDFARATIEFVDEDGRTLIAETTTSWSYVGPGLRLTAELLGPEYSMQVNSLDTGARLFFSRRVQGEAGEDLVEKQNAEQGWMPLVGNEAAEYGYEWENRYFVRCFLEGRQPEEDFHAGLEVVELLMTAYMSAEQERTLSWKPEGLETFVPAVARGTWQPNRR; via the coding sequence ATGAAACGACTTGGTGTTGGGTTTATCGGAAGCGGCTTTATCACGCGCTTTCATATTCAGTCCTGGCAGGCCGTGCGCGACGCCGACATCCGGGGCATCTGGAGCCCGAACCGGGCCCATGCCGAAGCAGCGGCAGCGCTGGCCCGTGAACTGCACGTGGGCGAAGCCCGGGCGTTCGACTCGATCGAAGCGATGGTGGCCGATCCTTCGATCGACGCGATCTGGATCTGCGGCCCCAACCACGCCCGCATCGAAAACATGGAAGCCATTGTGGATGCGCTGGAACGCGGTAAAGGCGAACTGGTCGGCGTGGCCTGCGAAAAGCCGCTGGCGCGCAACGTGGCCGAAGCGCGCCGCATGGTGGAACTGGTGGAGCGCACCGGTCTCCTGCACGGCTACCTGGAAGACCAGCTGTTCACACCGGCCATCCGACGCGGCCGGGAGATCCTCTGGAAACGCGGCGCCGCGCTGACCGGCCGCCCCTACCTGGCCCGCGCGGCCGAAGAGCACAGCGGACCGCACGCCCCCTGGTTCTGGTTCGGCAACCTGCAGGGCGGCGGCGTGCTCAACGACATGATGTGCCACAGCGTCGAGGTGGCTCGCTTCCTGCTGACCGAACCCGGCAAGCCGCGCCAGAGCATCCGCCCGGTCAAGGTGACGGCCCAGATCGCCAGCCTGAAGTGGTCGCGTCCGGAGTACGCCGCCTGGCTCCGGGAGCACATGGACCCGCGTCTGGACTACGAACACCATCCGGCTGAGGACTTCGCCCGCGCGACGATTGAGTTCGTGGACGAAGACGGCCGCACGCTCATCGCCGAAACAACCACTTCGTGGAGCTACGTGGGCCCCGGACTGCGCCTGACGGCCGAACTGCTCGGTCCCGAATATTCGATGCAGGTCAACTCGCTGGACACCGGCGCCCGGCTGTTCTTCAGCCGGCGCGTGCAGGGCGAAGCCGGCGAAGATCTGGTCGAAAAGCAGAATGCCGAGCAGGGCTGGATGCCGCTGGTAGGCAACGAAGCGGCCGAATACGGCTACGAATGGGAAAACCGCTACTTCGTGCGCTGCTTCCTCGAAGGACGCCAGCCGGAGGAGGACTTCCACGCAGGCCTGGAAGTGGTCGAACTGCTCATGACCGCCTACATGAGCGCCGAGCAGGAACGCACGCTCTCCTGGAAGCCAGAAGGACTGG